A portion of the Desulfovibrio inopinatus DSM 10711 genome contains these proteins:
- a CDS encoding PAS domain S-box protein: MKNKLRMQAEALANANEDMREHAYSYEEMRQIVHELHVHQIELEMQNEELRRSQAELDVARTRYFDLYDLAPVGYCTISEQGLVIEANLTIATMLGLARNDLVGKPWTRFIYKEDQDLYYQQRKKLFETALPASYDLRLKKKDGSELWVHVATTIAKDADSIPSCRIAMHDISDRKQEEEFREGVERIIQHDIKGPLINLFSLAQLVINDKQNVDIMQIFPQIILGIRQIIHLINAVEPLRKMEKGVYIPSKEPIDIEQVVKSIQDSLTVLSSKNEVAILLQVQPSSECQLYGEAFLIEDMLMNLMKNAVEASPKGERVTISCQMERGKLRITIHNMGVVPAALRKRFFEKYATEGKLYGTGLGTYSAQLIANAHGGSIGFTTSEAEGTTITVILPCGDRE; this comes from the coding sequence ATGAAAAACAAATTACGAATGCAAGCCGAAGCGTTGGCTAACGCAAATGAGGACATGCGTGAGCATGCTTATTCTTATGAGGAAATGCGCCAGATAGTGCATGAACTGCACGTGCATCAGATCGAATTGGAAATGCAAAACGAGGAGCTTCGCCGCTCTCAGGCGGAGTTGGATGTCGCACGGACGCGCTATTTCGATCTCTATGATCTCGCTCCAGTCGGATATTGCACCATAAGTGAGCAGGGACTTGTTATTGAAGCGAATCTCACTATAGCAACTATGCTTGGGCTAGCCCGGAACGATTTAGTCGGGAAACCTTGGACTCGTTTCATTTATAAAGAAGATCAGGATCTTTATTATCAGCAACGCAAAAAACTTTTTGAGACCGCTCTGCCGGCCTCGTACGACTTGCGTTTAAAGAAAAAGGACGGAAGTGAATTATGGGTTCACGTGGCGACCACCATCGCCAAAGATGCCGACAGCATACCTTCTTGCCGTATAGCAATGCATGATATCAGCGATCGCAAACAAGAAGAGGAGTTTCGGGAAGGTGTCGAGCGCATTATTCAACACGACATAAAGGGGCCGCTTATCAATCTTTTTAGTTTAGCCCAGCTAGTTATAAACGACAAACAAAATGTCGATATTATGCAGATCTTTCCGCAAATAATACTCGGCATTCGACAAATTATTCATCTCATCAATGCTGTAGAACCATTACGGAAAATGGAAAAGGGTGTGTATATCCCTTCCAAAGAACCTATTGATATTGAGCAGGTGGTCAAATCGATACAAGATTCCTTGACAGTATTGTCTTCGAAAAACGAGGTGGCGATTCTTCTCCAGGTGCAACCTTCCAGCGAGTGCCAGTTGTACGGCGAAGCCTTTCTTATCGAAGACATGCTTATGAATCTGATGAAAAATGCCGTAGAGGCATCACCCAAGGGAGAACGTGTGACAATCTCCTGTCAAATGGAGCGAGGTAAATTGCGCATTACCATTCACAATATGGGCGTCGTACCTGCGGCCCTGAGGAAGCGATTTTTTGAGAAGTATGCCACTGAGGGAAAACTTTATGGTACAGGCCTCGGCACATACAGTGCTCAACTTATTGCCAATGCGCACGGTGGTAGCATAGGATTCACCACGTCCGAGGCCGAAGGGACCACTATCACCGTTATTCTTCCCTGCGGAGATAGAGAATAA
- a CDS encoding transposase — protein MSRHNISDDLWQRFQPFLCPPRQERRGRPPKDARLMFNGIVWVLRTGAPWRDLPEEFGPWQTVYKRFNALAKSHIWQEILATFSREADLEVIH, from the coding sequence ATGAGTCGCCACAACATTTCAGACGATCTATGGCAGCGCTTCCAGCCTTTTCTTTGCCCACCTCGCCAAGAACGGCGAGGTAGACCACCCAAAGATGCCCGACTTATGTTCAACGGCATCGTGTGGGTTCTCCGTACCGGTGCCCCATGGCGTGATCTCCCAGAGGAATTTGGCCCCTGGCAAACTGTTTATAAACGGTTCAATGCTTTGGCCAAGTCTCATATTTGGCAAGAAATTCTTGCTACTTTTTCCCGAGAAGCGGATCTCGAAGTGATTCATTT